Sequence from the Triticum aestivum cultivar Chinese Spring unplaced genomic scaffold, IWGSC CS RefSeq v2.1 scaffold48442, whole genome shotgun sequence genome:
AATGATCGCATAACCAAGAATGAATGTCCCTTGTTTATCAGGGTTTATTCTCTTTGGTTATTTTAGCACGTGCCCATAATTTTTTTAATTAGAGCCAAACCAGCACATTCTCTTTTATTGGTATGTGCCCACAATTTCTTTTAATTATAGCTAACCAACATTTTCAATTTTATTGGCACGCGCAAGCTATCACTGGCAATAATTTATGGAGTCCCTCATTCTACTCATGATTCTTGAAACAACTTTCTTATTGTCAGACAACCTTCTTATTTCCTAACAACCTAGGGACATATAAAAATTGGTGTGATTTAGTATAATGCTCTAAGGTGGGACTATTCATATCATAATTTCAAGCTAGCTGAGTTGATTTTGGCCATCAGCACAATACGAAAGGTCCGTAGTTCAATCCCCTCGCGGCCTAAATTTTTTGTTGCTCATCTGTCTAGGCACAGTTTGGTCCACCCGCGAGACAAACGGAAAACTTCAGAAATTATGTGTGGAACGGACGGAACAAAATCTATAcgtatatttttccttttccttgggTTAGCAGCGTGGGAGCTACTATATGACACTAGTTGCGTCAAATAGCGCGTGGGACCCCTAGCAGTTCACGTCTGGGTCAGCCCACTGACAGGCAACAAAAGACCTCATCTGTAAGGTGCAAGTAAAACTAAAAAAAGGACACATTAAATGATAAACTCATGGCCTCAAATACTCAACCACGTGCTGCTAGCGACCAGAACAAACGCATAATGCTAACCAATGGCCAGTGCGAATATTATTAATTATATTGTTGCGTCATATTTgaaacattttttgatttttttaacttCTAAAATAATACATATTATGAATTGCCGAATATTCATAGAAACctgaaatatttttttgaaaattccgcacatttttggaaaacatgaaaaaaaattaaacatgatcATTTTTTATTCACAATTTTTTGAAACAATGAGCCTTTATAAAAATATAcgttttttaatttgtgaacagtTTTTAAAAACAGGAACATGTTTTGTACATTCAGAACAATTTCATAAACTATATTTTTAAACGGGAACATTATTTTGTATTTGCGAACATTTCGCTAAAACTAGAATATTTTCCGAATTTCTATTTTTTAAATGCATAGTTTTAGATAATCTcgattttttggaaaaaaatcattttaaaaaattgggaacattttttgaattttgaacaaaTTGGGAAAGAGATTTTTTTTAGGTTCTGAACAGTTTCAAAATTGGAACACAATTTTAGAAGTTTAAAAGTTTTCGAAAATTTGAACAAAAATTgtaattttgaacatttttaattcaCGGAAGAAAGAAAAAATTGGAAAGAAAAAGAGAATGGAACAGAAAAATAACCGGGTCGGCCCAGTCTTGGGCGCCCTGTGCGAAAGCCCTGACTAAGTGTCGCGGCGTACCGCACATAGTGTTTTTCCGTATGCGTGGGCAGGAAAATAAGCGAGTTGTCTTTGTTGGTCCAGAACGCGCATAACCCACATACGAAATTCTGGAGAAATCAGTTTTCCTTTTCTAGCAGACAGACACACTTGTGTCGAAAAGAAAAACAGATAGACGCACAAAAATTTAgcaccacctcggatagaaaaaaaaATCTTTTCAACGGTGAATGGATGAAAGTCggagaaacacaccttgctttattagtagataTAGATTTGTATGTTGCCACCGTGAACATGTTTATTGTTTTATGTATTTGTCTATCTTATTTTATACGACTTTATTTCATTACCACACTGATATCAACCATGTATCCTTGTGTAGGtattttgttgttgttgatgaCATATGGGATGTGGATACATGGCATGTTCTTAAGCATGCATTTCCGGTGAAAAGTTCAGGCAGTATCATAATCACTACTACTCGTATAAATGATGTTGCTGAATCATGTCGTTCAACACCATTTAGTGGAGATATTTATTGCATAAGGCCTCTTGACATGGTGCACTCCAGGCAATTGTTTTACACAAGATTATTCAACGTCGAAGAAAATTGCCCCTCATACCTTAAAAAGGTTTCTGAGCATATTTTGAGAAAATGTGCTGGATTGCCTTTGGCAATCATTGCTATATCTGGTTTGTTGGCTAATACTGAAAGGACAGAGGGTCCATGGAAACAAGTTGAAGATTCGATTGGTCGAGCACTTCAAAGAAATCCCAGTGTTGAAGGAATGATGAAGATACTATCACTTAGTTACTTTGATCTGCCTGCTCATCTGAAATCTTGTCTTTTATGTTTGAGTATATTCCCTGAAGATTCTGTTATCAGTAAGAAAATTTTGATAAAGAGGTGGATTGCTGAAAGATTAATTCATACAGAAGCCGGATATAGTACAACATATGAGTTTGGTGAAAGGTGTTTTAATGAGCTCATCAATAGGAGTTTGATCCAACCTGCGGAAACCAACAAATATGGTATGGTAAAGTACTGTCGAATTCATGACACAGTTCTTGATTTCATCATATCCAAATCCATCGAAGAAAACTTTGTTACTTTGGTAGGTGTTCCTAGTTTAACTGTTGGCACACGAGTTCGCCGGCTGTCCCTGCAAGCCGGCAAGCAAAAAGAATTGATAGTGCCAAAAGGCTTGGTGTTGTCTCATGTCCGATCACTTGATGTGTTTGGAGAATCTGTGAAAATCCCTTCTATGGATAAGTTCAGGCATTTGCGTTTTCTGGACTTTGAAGGTTGCAAACAACTGGAGAACCATCATCTTAAAAATATAGATAACTTGTTTCAGCTGAGGTACCTGAGCCTTCATGGGGTGAAGAAAGTAAGCAACCTCCCAGAACAAATTGGACGCCTATGGTGCTTAGAGATACTGGACTTAACTGATACGTCTGTTTATGAGTTACCAGCATCTATTGTCAATCTCAAGAGACTGGTGCACCTATTGGTAAACCTGTATGTAACACTTCCTTGTGGAATTCCCAAGCTGCAAGCACTGGAGAAATTGAAGCATGTCAATGTCTATTGTCAGTCATTTAACTTCCTGCAAGAATTTGAGCAGATGCAGAGTCTGAAAGTATTGCACCTTCATTTTGAGGATTATTATTTTGTTGACGGAATGGACGCTgaaaatgagtccaagaaaactattATTGCCACTTCCCTTACAAACCTAGGGAACCTTCTCTCTCTAACTGTTTGTGACGGCCCTGAATTTGTAAGGGAGTCTTTGTGCCCTATGCCACTTAGCCTCCAGAAGCTGAAAGTCTTGAATTCTAGTATTCCCCATGTTCCAAATTGGGTGGGCTCCCTTATCAACCTCCAGAAATTACGCCTTGAATTGGTGAGAGCTGAGCAGGAAGATTTATATATCCTTGGAGGCTTACCTGTTCTGCATTGTCTGATTCTGAGAATTGATGGCCATGAAATTAGAAGTACCTCATTAACAGAAGAGCTCGAAGTTACAAGGGTCATAGTCTGTGGTGAAGTTGGATTCCCATGCTTgaggatatttatttttgatagtCAGTGTGCTGTGATGAATTTGACCTTTGCGGCTGGAGCCATGCCCTTGGTAGATGACCTCTTGATAGTATTTAACGCAGAAGAAACTGGGTCTCCCGGTACCAGCGGTGATTTTGATCTCGGAATAGAAAATCTCCTCAGCCTCGTTAAAATCAGATGTGTAGTATGGGGAGACGAGGACGACAGAGTTGAGGCTGCAGAAGCTGCCATTCGGGAAGCAGCCAACGCACATCCCAACCGCCCTACTCTACGCTTGGACTGATAATGCGTTGCCGGAATCAAGGTACTAACTTTTTCTCCCATGAAAGAGCATGTACTTTAATCTACAAGATCTATTTATCTCTCTCATTGCCTCACATGATTGTTCGTCTGTCTTTTTGAGCAATTAGGGTGCAACGCCAAAGGTTCATCATCACTGCATTTCTAAGATCGAAACATTCATCATTCTCTGCGAGGATGGATCTGCCTCCCTGCACCCTGCTGGTACGTACTTAGTCAAACCTAGTATATCTTTATTCTCGTTGTCGTGCATACTATACTCCCAGAATCCCTAGCTAGAGAACTGCGTTCTGTACCCTTAAGATAAAATAATATATTAGCAAATACAGCATATGTGAGGTACCTGCAGTTTTCTAATCTAATGCACCTTGTGTTTCGTGATGATGTAAGAAATATGGCATGCAAGTAACTGTGCTGTACAAGTGTACACACATTTGTTTGTTCGTGAATTAATTGCATGCGTTTCCTAAAAGTAAAGATGGCCCAAACTCAACTCAACTGAATTTTGCATAAATAAATCCTCCTCTATGCATGTGTGTTTGGCCAGTCTAAACTCTTAACCGGAAAAATGCCGTGCTTCAGGGCCGAGCAGAAGATGTCGTCGATGTTGTCGTGTCGTGGGAGAACGACACCAAGCACAAGGCGGCCCTTGACGTGAAGCTCAGAACACAAGAGGTCTGGACTCCGAGTCTCGACCTTGCCTAGTTGCCTTCCTGGCGGACCCTTTAGTTGCAAAGTTCAGATTCAGAGTATGACGTCAGGATATGCTCATGCTCACCTCTTGCGTGACAGAATCATGGTAAAATATTGGAAGCTGTACACATAATAAACATGAAAACAAGCACATGTAACTTGTTATATACTCCTACTAACTAACTCTGTGTACTGATTGTTAGAGTTAAGCACGAATCCAAGATTGCACGGCACATGCATGTGTGCCCTAGTTTGGTTAGTATTGCAAACCGAGTAGGATTAGCAGTACTACACGGAGTAGGATTAGCAGTAGGCTATGCTTAGCATATATATATGCGTCTACCCCCAGCCCTTGTAACACCGATCAGTTGAAAGCAATAAGGAAAACCAAGGCACGTCAAGAGCCTTTGGCAGTACACCGATTCGTTTGTGTTCGCTGAGTTCCGCTGAGTTGCTCCGTCGTAATCGATTCGATCCGATCGACTAGAGCTAGCTAGCAAGCCTGGTTCACGTAGCGGTTACACGGGCAACGTATTGCTCCTGTGAATCAATTAACCTGCTTGCCTGCTTGCTTCGAGCCAGCTTTACACACGTACCTGTATTACCTTCGGTCGCGATTTGATCTACAGTTCAAAAGCCAACACTGATCTTTGTCCAGATTGCAGGATAAAACGGAGAAAATTGCAGAGTGGGCAAATAAGACGTGGTGGAAGGAGccaggttccgggagaggtgaggGCTGCCGCGGAGGAAAGCCGGCGGGAGGAGATTACCAGGTTCTGGGAGACAGCTGCGAGGCACAGGTCCAAAGAGACCATGCCCACGGAAAAAATTGGTCGGCTACTTCGGCTGAACAGCCAACACGCACATAGATTATGGCCTGAATAATCACGGTGATTTTGAGGACTTGCTCTAGCTAGAAGATGTGCATGCTCTTGATTTATTGGTTTTCAACATTGGTCATAGGCTTCGATGATGTATGTATTATATTTGGGAGAGTGAATTCATATTTCTACCACTATTTGGACATTTTTTTACGCGAATCGCCCAATCGAACAGTTTTCATCTGGATTACCCTGTTTTTTACGCGATCTTCACTTTCAAGCATGTGGAATGGATCCTTCTGTACTAGTGAGAGACTGTGCCGTTGTGCCCCTGAATCACTCGCTCGCCGGTggacacacacaaacacgcacaaactGCTCGGTCAGGGGAGAAAACAGAGCGGCGGTTCAGCACGCACACACAGGTTTCAGGCAACCAATGCCTTTTTTTTCAAGAACACGTGCGAGAATCGTGTGTCTTTGTATTGATAGATAGAAGTGGAGAATTTTTTACAAACAAGTTACAAGCCTCTCACGGGAGGGCTGTCTCCGCTACGACGTGCAACATGGACTACTCGCTATATTCTCCGCCGTTGGGAGCCTTGATGTGCAACCaatgcctttcttttctttctttttccgaCTGAGTACTGGCTACACACGCACAACCTCTTATTACATGGTGAAGATCAACTCGACTCTAGCTGTCTCTTACGCAGTGAACCGACATAAAAATTCACCGAATGCTAGCTGCCATCTACACAGTGAACTGACATACAAATTCACTGAATCCTGGCAAAAGCAATGCCGGCTACAGCAAGTTGCAGCATCTTCACACTTGCTCCATCATGTGCATTTACACCAGACCAGTGACAGTGCAGCNNNNNNNNNNNNNNNNNNNNNNNNNNNNNNNNNNNNNNNNNNNNNNNNNNNNNNNNNNNNNNNNNNNNNNNNNNNNNNNNNNNNNNNNNNNNNNNNNNNNNNNNNNNNNNNNNNNNNNNNNNNNNNNNNNNNNNNNNNNNNNNNNNNNNNNNNNNNNNNNNNNNNNNNNNNNNNNNNNNNNNNNNNNNNNNNNNNNNNNNNNNNNNNNNNNNNNNNNNNNNNNNNNNNNNNNNNNNNNNNNNNNNNNNNNNNNNNNNNNNNNNNNNNNNNNNNNNNNNNNNNNNNNNNNNNNNNNNNNNNNNNNNNNNNNNNNNNNNNNNNNNNNNNNNNNNNNNNNNNNNNNNNNNNNNNNNNNNNNNNNNNNNNNNNNNNNNNNNNNNNNNNNNNNNNNNNNNNNNNNNNNNNNNNNNNNTCATCGGCGTTGAGGTGCAGCGGCGGTGCAGGCTGGCGACGGGACaggcggcgcggtggtggcgcGCTCGTGCTGGCCGGGGATGGCGTGGGCGCCTCTGGCGGCGGCGCTCAGATCTGGTCGCCACGAGGCGCGGTCGGGGGCGCACTAGGCTGCGGGCGGCCGCCCTCTGCCGTGGCTATGCTGGTGGGGGTGGCGGCGCtgcagtgcgggtgcggcaggccaGCGGGTGGTGATGGCGCGGCGGCGCGTCCGGATCCGCCCCTgacgctgcgggccgcgggcggccCTTTCGCGGCATCTCGATGGTGtgggggcggcgcggcagcggtggAGGTGGGCAACCCTCGTCTAGGCGGGCCCTTGCGCCTGGATGGCGGCgctcggcgcgggagggcctccctGGTGAGCTTCCTGGGCTACGGCGGCGGGTCGATTTGGTTTCCCTCCTTGGCGGGCGCGCGTTTGCAGATGGCCTCGCGGAGATATGTGCCAGCTACCATGGTGGGGCATCACGGGGGTTCCGCGGAGGAGCTAGGTAGGACGGACGGGTGGCCTCGATGCGGTCGCGCCACCTGTCGCTGGCACAGTTTGCTGGTCCGGATGCGTccgctcctcatcctcctcctttccTCGTGCTCGGCGGGGAGTTCGGTTGGAGGGATGGGCGGCCTCGATCCGGTCGCGCCACCTGTCGCTGGCACGGGATGtgccggtccggattcggccgctCCCCTTTCTCCCCCGTTCCTCGGCCACGGTCGGGTTGGTGTAGGTCTTCCAGCGGAGCGTCTGCGGGTGGTTCTGCTGGTCGAGGGTCGTCGGTTGGTCCAAAGTTGGGGCCTTTGTGTAGGCCTCGGGGTTGTCTGGTTGcagggcggcggctctggcggcgggaggcgcggcgtTTGCAGGCGGAGCGTGTGCCTCAGGTGCGGGCGGGCAACCATGGCCTCGCGGGTGGCGTGGTTGCGGGTGGTTGACGGAGTTAAGGTGCGACGGTGGGGTGTGGGCGTCGGGGTACACCACTTGCCCAGTCCTCTGACtggccgacggtggcggcggcaaTTGACGCCGTACCCTTCCTGAAGGCTCAGTCGCGGCGTTCTCACTCTTACCGCCttgctccgggtgaaaacctgatctTCACGGATCGGGCGGTGGCGACTATCCATGGTTGGacccttcttggaggcatcgctTTGGAGGCCTGGCTTCGTTGTGTCCGGTTCACCTCTCTCTTGTTGTCGGTGGGGTGGTGTGTCGGTTCCCGGCACCTTTGTATCTTTCCTTGGGTGTGTGCGTTGTTCGGTCTCTCGGTTGTAATCGGTgatggtgctttatatataaagcgggggaaaaccctttttcggtaatgaCCGCCCAAGGATGAAACAAATCAATAGCAAATTAAGTTGGTGGCAAAGATACATCATTAAGCATCACATGATCAAAGAATTTGATGTGCCATGTTCCTGTCTTCTGTGGATCAGCACATCACCAGACCGAACCAATCAAACTTCAGTATCTCAGGATTACTATGAAATGTGGATTCCTTAGGAAATATTCCTATatgattcaatcctatgaatcaaacgccAATGTAGAAAAAAAACTCCCAAGAATTAAAACCCTTCAAAAATCCTATGAAAATTCTTCGAAACAAAGAGGCCCTTAACGGTGTAGTGGGTGACTCATAATTTGGTGTGGCAACATTTGCACCAGGTAGAAAATCTTGTGTTTCATGCTCGCACCAAGTATGTTGGCCGAAAAGTCATCTATTGATGTTGTCAGTGGAGTCCCTCGTCCATCCATGTATGAATAGCGGTATCCCCCATTTTGGACAGTGAAGAGGTAGTCGAGGCAATTTGCATGTATATTTGCGTTCGGCTTTGCTACTTTCTTTCTAGAAAAGAATGTCCGCGGAAGGGAATAGTCTAAGTGACTACGAC
This genomic interval carries:
- the LOC123175708 gene encoding disease resistance protein RGA5; translation: YFVVVDDIWDVDTWHVLKHAFPVKSSGSIIITTTRINDVAESCRSTPFSGDIYCIRPLDMVHSRQLFYTRLFNVEENCPSYLKKVSEHILRKCAGLPLAIIAISGLLANTERTEGPWKQVEDSIGRALQRNPSVEGMMKILSLSYFDLPAHLKSCLLCLSIFPEDSVISKKILIKRWIAERLIHTEAGYSTTYEFGERCFNELINRSLIQPAETNKYGMVKYCRIHDTVLDFIISKSIEENFVTLVGVPSLTVGTRVRRLSLQAGKQKELIVPKGLVLSHVRSLDVFGESVKIPSMDKFRHLRFLDFEGCKQLENHHLKNIDNLFQLRYLSLHGVKKVSNLPEQIGRLWCLEILDLTDTSVYELPASIVNLKRLVHLLVNLYVTLPCGIPKLQALEKLKHVNVYCQSFNFLQEFEQMQSLKVLHLHFEDYYFVDGMDAENESKKTIIATSLTNLGNLLSLTVCDGPEFVRESLCPMPLSLQKLKVLNSSIPHVPNWVGSLINLQKLRLELVRAEQEDLYILGGLPVLHCLILRIDGHEIRSTSLTEELEVTRVIVCGEVGFPCLRIFIFDSQCAVMNLTFAAGAMPLVDDLLIVFNAEETGSPGTSGDFDLGIENLLSLVKIRCVVWGDEDDRVEAAEAAIREAANAHPNRPTLRLD